A single region of the Rhinoraja longicauda isolate Sanriku21f chromosome 12, sRhiLon1.1, whole genome shotgun sequence genome encodes:
- the atp5po gene encoding LOW QUALITY PROTEIN: ATP synthase peripheral stalk subunit OSCP, mitochondrial (The sequence of the model RefSeq protein was modified relative to this genomic sequence to represent the inferred CDS: deleted 2 bases in 1 codon; substituted 1 base at 1 genomic stop codon), protein MATADLMQFPAFCVLMSDSYQVQLSSFAITVLTVXSNKGLITARKRRQAKKHCVQKLAQKRLRLEETPGQASPRCILGAVVPGSRFPRSNSPPARLQLPESTGTTVHPQKPSPRPWVDLHQAKKMAAVPARLGLKVRCFSTSMVNPASRLIMPPIQVYGVEGRYATALFSAASKQKKLDQAEQELQKINSFMKDPKLSGMLINPHIKRNVKQKAIIDILTKQKVSPIMINFINVLAENGRLFQTPDVVVAFSKIMSAHRGEVLCSVTTAQPLDEASLTDLKATLNGFLKKTETLKLETKTDPSILGGMIVSIGDKYADMSTKTKIQKLSKLINEVI, encoded by the exons ATGGCCACTGCTGACCTGAtgcaatttccagcattttgtgttcttatgTCAGATTCCTATCAAGTGCAGCTTTCTAGTTTTGCAATAACTGTTCTGACGGTTTAATCAAACAAA GGTTTAATCACAGCGAGGAAGAGAAGACAGGCCAAAAAACATTGTGTCCAGAAACTTGCCCAGAAGAGGCTCAGGCTTGAGGAAACGCCTGGCCAAGCCTCACCCCGCTGCATTCTGGGTGCTGTAGTCCCGGGATCACGCTTCCCGCGCTCTAACTCCCCACCCGCCCGCCTACAGCTCCCAGAATCCACCGGTACAACTGTGCATCCTCAGAAGCCTTCCCCCCGGCCTTGGGTTGACCTACATCAGGCGAAGAAGATGGCGGCGGTGCCGGCCAGGTTGGGCctgaag GTCCGTTGCTTCAGCACCTCGATGGTCAACCCAGCTAGCAGACTGATTATG CCACCTATTCAAGTCTATGGGGTTGAAGGAAGATATGCTACAGCTTTATTCTCTGCTGCCAGCAAGCAGAAGAAACTGGACCAGGCGGAGCAGGAACTACAGAAGATTAAT TCCTTCATGAAAGATCCCAAGCTCTCTGGAATGCTCATCAATCCCCACATTAAACGCAACGTCAAGCAAAAAGCCATCATTGATATCTTGACAAAACAGAAAGTCTCCCCCATTATGATCAACTTTATCA ATGTATTAGCTGAGAATGGACGGTTGTTCCAAACCCCTGACGTTGTTGTGGCTTTCAGCAAGATCATGAGTGCTCATCGTGGGGAAGTTCTCTGCTCAGTCACCACTGCTCAG CCTCTGGATGAAGCAAGTCTCACAGATCTAAAGGCTACTCTTAATGGGTTCCTAAAGAAAACTGAGACCCTGAAATTGGAGACCAAG acTGACCCTTCAATACTGGGTGGAATGATTGTCAGTATCGGTGACAAATACGCTGACATGTCTACAAAAACTAAAATTCAGAAACTCAGCAAACTAATAAATGAAGTTATATAG